AAGTGGGCCTCACTACTGCTCAGCAGTCCTTTCACTGACACTGCACAGCGTCCACAGCAGCTGTTCCAAACTTCTTCCAGGATTAAATCCCCCAATGCACCCATCTAGCTCTTTGCAGATTATCTTACCATGGCTTTATTGAAAATTCATCCAAAGTAGGGTTGTCAAAATGCAGGTTGTCAGGAGTtatctgaatttcaaataaataaggaaatatagTTTAGGGTAAATGAGTCCCAAATACTGcattacagaaatatttaaatggtatttaaacaataaaaatagcaaaCTGAGAGCTTATCAAATATTGTATGCCAtgccatgtgtgctcagtcatgtttggatctttgcaaccctatgggctgtagtctgtcaggctcctctgtccgtgggatttcccaggcaagaatactagagtgcattgccatttccttctccagccaaaTACTGTATAGAACATACTTATTACTAAAAACTTGTTCATTGTTTACCTGAAGTTTAAATTTTACTGGGCATCTTGAATTTAATTTGCTAAATCTAATTCAATCAAATTCCTCTCTTTCCATTCCCAGAagtattcttccttttttccaagGGTTAATTCTCTGACCTATGGAATTGATCTTTCTCCTTACTTCACCTTCTTTTTCATCCTACATATTCTTTCGTTTCTCCTTTCAAGCATACTCCTATTAATGGTCCCAGTTCTTCAACCCCATGTGAACCCATGCCTTTACCATGCCACTTTGCAATATCTCTAGAGAGGTGGATTCTatttcccaaccctggaatctgGGCCTGGTCACATAACCTGGCCAATGCAATGAGGCAGAAGTGCCAGCATGTCAGTTTGGAATCTAGACCTCAAGAAGCCTTGTATATTTCTGCTTGCCCTCTTAAGACTCATCTTccagataagaaagaaaaaaaaatcaaagaaaaaacccactaattcaaaaagatacacgtaccccaaagttcagagcagcattatttacaattgccaagacatggaagcaacctaagtgtccatcaacagatgaatggatgaagaagatgtggtacctatgtatgatggaatactactcagtcataaaaaagaatgaaattttgccatttgcagcaacatggatggattttatgttaaatgaaataagtcagagaaagatactgtatatcacttacatgtggaatctaaaaaacacaacTAGTGAAAATAGTGCAaagcagacttacagatatagagaaccaGTGGTTAACAgtggggagagggtggaggaggggcaaTACAGGGGCcaggaattaacagatacaaaccattgtgtataaaataagctacaaggatacactgtacaacacagggCATACAGCTaagattttataataattataaatgagtgtagcctttaaaaatgtgaatcactatattgttcACCTATAATTCACATAATATTACACACCAGCtgtactataattttaaaaatactgcaatgaaaataaagccaaaaacaaaactccTCTTCAATCTCCATGAGAAAACACACGTAGGCAAGTCCGAGTCCCAGGAGGATGACAGATATGTGAAATAGAGCCCAGCCTAGAGGAAAGCCCCCAGTAGGCTTTCAGATATATGAGCAAGCCTAGCAGAGATCAGCCAACCCTCAGACACTTGAGCTATAATAATTACTGTCTTAAGCCACTGTGTTTTAGAATGTTTGTTATTCAGCAATAGCTAACTTGAGACATCTATCCCAACTTTCTTTCTTGCACTCCTACTAACCTACTGCAaaaagtatccttttttttttttttttaacctttgttcTCTTACCACTTATTTTTGTTATCTGTACCACTTCTCTCTCAATTGAAACCAAAACCTCTTAATGGTCTGTCCAATCACTTTGGCTCTGTCCTCATCCACTTTGGCCTCTATATAGCACCTGACACCTCCGTTAAAATCCCCTGCTCTTGGACTGCACTACTATCAACTTCTTTGATTGTTTCATCTACTTCAGGGGTTTACCTTCTCTTACAGTCTTCTGGGAGTTTATTCATGCCCCCCTAACCCCGTCCCGCCCCCCGGCAAAGCAACTTGACTCACACCTTTATCTCCACCCAAACTCTCTTCTAAACTGTAGTTCAATTGGTTCTCAAACCAATGCATTAGAATCACCCAGAGGGCTTACTGATATTCAGATTGCCAGGGCCCTGTTCCTCAAGTTTCATATTCAGttagtctggggtggggcctgagaatttacatttctaacaagttcttcGGTAATGCTGATACATCACTTTGAAAACCACTCTTCTGGTTTCATATTTCTAACTAACAGTCTCCACCTGGTTATCCATAGGTGCCTCAAAGGTCACATACAATGTCAATTAGAGGGTTTGTTTATTGTAAGCCCTAGGAACCAATTTGGGCTAACTACAGCAAAACAAGAATTTATTAGGGAGTTCACAGAATCAACGTGAAGGCTGGTAAACCATGTTCCAAATAAGACAGGAACAAGAAAAGAGACTACTTGACAGTAGAAGCATTACCTCTAAGTCAGAAGAAGTAAACAGTGTTTCTTGTATTCTTAAGTCTCTCTGTTCAAGATTCATTCCAAATGAGAGTCCTTTACCCAACCCTGAGTTGTACCAGGGCAGCGATAGAAAAGATTATGGTGGAAGTAGCCACAAAGGACTCCTCTTCTTTCTTACTTAGTTTAGACCCTCCTAATCAAGCAGGTGGATTACTACAACAACCTCTTAACTGGTTTTCTTGCCCCTAATCTAACCTTCAGTTCATTCTCCTCATCTTCACATCATCTTCAGTTATCTCTTTAAGAcatgtcattttcttctttgccttgtCTGGTGTAGTGTTCCTATCTTAAGTAATAAATTACTTCTCTTTATGTGCAAGTGGTTGGGATACTTTTACCTCAGCAGACTCATAAAATGGAAAAGTAGTTTTAGAAGGTAGGGAAATATGTTCTATTGTAAAATGAGGATCTAATTCCCTAGTAACTAGCAAGGATCTAATTCCCTAGCAAGGATCAGAAGTGGTCCCAAAGGTCTGCATCAGGACCCCTCCAGGAGCCTTTAAGAGATCAGTATCTCATGAGACTAAAGACAAGGACCTAGCCCTCAATTGTATTACCAGCACCGGACTCAAAACAGGCACTTAATGAAATCATCTCCAGGCCATCCTTACTTTAGGTTAGTATATGTGTTAGCCTCCTGACTGACTTCCTGGTCTGTAGTCTCTGCCTGCCTATCTCCTTACTACCAAATCCTTCCTGTATAGCAATGCTAAATCAAACCCATCATTTCCTGCTCAAAACTATCAGACTCCCCAAAACATGCTTGCCAACTATAAACCTCTCAGTATTCAAAGCCTTCCATAATCTGGTTTCAACCTACTTTTCTAGGCTTTCTTCCACTTGTTACTTACACTGTCAATCTTGTCTAGACAAACAAGTTTTTCTCAATAAACCCTTTTCTGTTCTTATCAGTTTGGTTCCACTTTTTGAAACGTGTTTGTCCTGTGGTGTATACTCTACCCTACCCTACCTTCAAAGTCTAGGTAAAATgtgtcagtatgtgtgtgtgtgccaagttgcttcagttgtgtctgattctttgtgaccccctggactatagcccgtcaggctactctgtccatgggattctctaggcaagaatactggagtgggttgccatgcccttctcccagggatctttccaacccagggatcaaacctgggtctcttatgcctcctgtatttgcaggcaggttctttaccactcactagcaccacctgggaagtcagtgTTCCTAACCTTTTTTAATCCATGACTCACATTTCAGGTTCTTTTGGACATGCCCTCTTGTACGACATACCTGTTAACTCCCGAGTTAAGGATCTTTCTATTTGGAACTTTTTCAAACTAATGTCTTGTTTGTATAAATACTTCATGAGTTAAACACATACTATCTTAAACTTCATTATAAGCTTGTGTTATTTGTTTTACCGGATTTAAAGAGCATTAAGAAGCTTTCTATTACTacttaattttctgtatttcccaGAAACTACTCCTGTGTCTTACACATAGTAGTGGTGATTATAATCTGTTACATAAATGGATGTTTATAATATGGGGCTAGTGTTTGGTACTGATCCCTTATAGAAAGCAGCCAGTGGCTGCATCAGGAATTCCTGAACTGCTGGAATCAAGGGATGTAAGTCTTGGTGTTCGGAACTAGAAGCTGAGTCTAAAACCAAAGATGATCAGGTTGTAGTCAGATGCCAGGAGGCCAAACACAAACATCAATTAAAAAGATCCAAAGGCCAAACCTGAGACAATGTGTAGAGCAAATGGTATGGAGTAAGGCAAAGGAAAGTAGAAAAAACAATAGGTTAATAACAAGTGGATGGGGATCCGGGATAGTAGACTTCTTTAGGGGCTTATGCATAGCACTTACCAAATCAAAATGAGTGGTTTGTTGGTAGAATGGAGTTGCCTAAGAATCAGAAGTTGGGGTGGCAGCCATTTATCATTTCTAGCAAAGAAACACATACatggaaataaatttataattgcaAACATAGtgaaatataaatcaattttCTTTGAGAGATTTAATTTGAGCTCCATTTTCTTGCTTCTGCCTTATCTCCTTAATTTCATAGTTTTGCACAAGATTACATACAAGttctaatgtatttttttcctttatattatggatagagaaaaacatttttaagagataTAATATAGTACTCAATATCAAatacaaaaattcagaaaaaaaattttgctgtattttttagatttttaatctacCAATTAGTAAAGCTACAATAAGAAAATGGTACCTAATAAGTGACAAATAGgaaagcctggtgcgctgctgtccattggatcacaaagagttggacatgagttagttACTGAAAAACACGACCCTAATAACCACTGATTTTCCTACATTGACTGTTCTCagcctggaaaattctaagaaTATTTcacaaaggtttaaaaaaaatttttaacataaaacaaaaaatcctAATTATCAGAAAGGCCTATTTTATTATTGAGAGCTCTAAAGAGTTTAATGCCGACAGCTACCTTTCCTTATCAAGCGCTTGTTTTGTTTGCCTGTCAGCCTGTGCGGCTGGGTGGAGCAGCTCTCTGCCACACAGTGTTTTCTTATACTAATTAGCAGCAAGCATGGTGGCAAAAACTAATGTCCACATGAAATGCACAGCAAAATTCACTTTAAATTCTATTGTAAACATGCAGTAGTCCTTGGCAtgaattgtaaaatatattttgttttgaattaaATGCTGAAAAAGTATACTTTTAAGACCTATATTATCCTTTCTTATATTGCTGAGACAAGGATAAACTCccatattaatttctttaaaagtcaGTATTTGGCAAACAACATAAAAGAATAGGAAGATGACTTACCAAAGAGCTAGGTGGATCCCACATACTCTTTGGAgttttaggcaagttacttattCTAAATCTCAAATTTCCTCATCATAAAATCTAAAGACCTGAATTAGCTTAACGGTTCTTTAGAGGAAGAGGCATTAGAACTTGGTATTTCTGACTTGGTAGATGTGAGAGGGGAGAGTCTGGGTAAGTGTGACTTTACAATACTTCATGGTAGATGTGAGAGGGGACAGTTTGGGTAAGTGTGACTTTACAATACTTCATGGGTGATCCTGATACATATTACTGGGTTAAGAACCAAAGGACTAAACCATTTCATGGGTCTCTGCAATTCTAAAACTCTATTTGTTATGTTCAATCAATGGAATTTTAATAGCTCCCAGCTTTCATCATTGTTCTCTtcttaatgaatatattttaggtAAATCCAAGTAGTCTCTAGTTGTTGTAACTCCGGGCCAGAGGCCTAAGGCTCAGCTCACTTGAGTCATTTCATTCTTGCCTTTCCCAGCTTCCCCTTTCCACCATTTCTTAATGAAGTGTATTTCAGGTAATAAAGAAGCTCTAATTATTAAtattgttgttgtgtagttgttcagttgtgtctgactctttgtgaccccatggactacagcacgccaggcttccctgtccttcactatctccctgagtctgCTCAAACATGtacattgtgtcagtgatgccatccaaacatcttaccctctgtcgcccccttctcttcctgccctccatctttcccaacatcaaggttttttcctgtgagttggctcttcacatcaggtggccaaagtattggagcttcagcttcagcatcagtcctcccaatgaataatTTATTATTCTAAGTTATGAATAATAGCATATAGTTACTGGGTGCTTACCAGTTCTAaggtattaactcatttaaaacaCATAATTCAAtcttctgccaatgcaagagacacaggttcaattcctgggtcaggaagattcccctggagaaaggcagagcaacccactccagtattcttgcctggaaaatcctatggacaaaggggcctggtgggctccatctacagggttgcaaaaaaaTCGGATACAACTTAGTAACCAAAACAATTCAATCCTCACAATCACTCTGTGAGGTAGGAACTTAGTATTATCATCTGTATATCATGGACGGGAGAACTGAGGTACAGAAAGTAATCTGCCCAAAATCACAGAGCAGGGACCTAGGGAAGCTGGGTTGTAGAGTCTGAATTCTTAACCATGCTGCCACTCAATAAACAAGTATATGTACAAACATACACATTGCTGTTGCCCATCCATGCAGCACTGCTTTCCCTCCTACTTCAGGGGGAAAGGGAGTGTGTTCTTAGAAATTTGTGGGATCAGAAATGATGGAAAGGGGAAGCTGGGAAAGGCAAGAATAAAATGAATCAAGTGAGCTGAGCCTTAGGCCTCTGGCCCCAAGTTACAACTGGAGACTACTTGGATTTGCCTCTAAAAGGGTAAGGATCGTAGTAGTGATTTCCCTTCCATTATCATTTCATTCCATAATGTTTGAGACTGTTCTTTTTGActattcaaatattaattttaaaaacactaaaaatttacCTTATTGGATAGACAAGACCCCAAACTATAAAGTAAAACAGGAAAGTAAGTACAAAAGCTAAATTTGAGAATCAGAAAGAGGTTAATGTAATTGAAATGATTCAGCCTAATACTACTTTTGGGTATACAaagaatttataatattgtatctTGGTTTATGAAGCATGAGGTTCAGATGGGTAGAGACTAATACattataaagaaaacattctCTTCCCAATAGTATGGATAGAGAATGATCTAGTCAGGACTGGAGGTCCTGAATTTAGTGTTACCGACAAAGTGACAATTCAGCGTTACCAACAAAGGTGAATTTATTGCACTGACaagtctgtctactcaaagctatggttttttcagtagtcatgtatggatgtgagagttgaacacataaagaaggctgagcaccgaagaactgatgcttttgaattgtggtgctggagaagactcttagagtcccttggattgcaaggagatcaaaccagtcaatcctaaaggaaatcagtcctgaatattcattggaaggactgatgctgaagctgaaactccaatactttggaaacctgatgcaaagaactgactcactggaagaccctgatgctggcaaagattgaaggcaggaggagaaggggatgacagaggacgagatggttggatggcagcaccaagtcgatggatatgagtttgaacaagctctcggagttgatgacggacagggaagcctggcatgctgtggtccatgggatcgcaaagagtcggacatgactgagcgactgaactgaagtgccaATATGCACAGCAGTTATTTTTCTCTATCTGGGTGCACTCAGCAACCTGGGAGCAGACACCTAGTTAAACTGGTGTTTTCCCAGGTGATACCAAGGCAACATAGCAAAGGAGACATGGTTCCTGGCAAGAGTGATAATTTAAAACAACGcagcaggagacaaaagaagtGAAGGCAGAAGGCTGATAGGGAGAAAGATGTGAAGTCTCTGGAATGGAGTTCCCAACTCAGAGAAACCTGAGAAGGTAGAGGCTGCAGCGGAGTTGGGAAGAGCACTGGAAATGAGACATCAGGGAACTGAGAATTGCCGTTAGGATGAAAGTTCTGGATGAAAGAAGTTAGGATGAAAGTTCTGGCCAGATGTGAAGTCTATATTTCtgaagtcagaggagaaacatatTGGGTGTATGACGAGATTCTCAATGTGGCAACAGAAGTGAGAGGCTGAAGATCACATCAAGGAACTCTGAGGTTGGTGCTAGGAAGCTGTCTCTTTGGGTGATGAATTTTCTCAGGATGAGGGCAGGAACGCAGGTAAAGAGGAAGATGTAGCCAAGTGTCACGGTCATTAATAAATTAAGTTTTGAAAGACCCTGGATATGCTTAGTACAGGGGACTGGATATTCTAGAAAGGTATATTTCTTCTTATTTATATGAGTTTTCAGTTAAGAACAGTTCATATTAATGCAGAAGCAGCAGCTTAAGAAAAATGAGTAATGTTTCCCCTCATTCTTAAGACTAATCTTTGCTGTACTTTTAAACTTGGCAAGAACCTCTGcttcacattttgaaaaatattcagcTGTGCCGAGTGTTAGCTGCAGCATGCGTGGTCTttgatcttagctgtggcatgtgggatctggttccccaaccaggaatcgaacccagggccCTGAATCGGGAGAGTGGAGTCTCAGTGGATCATCTGGGAAGTCCCGTATATTTATCCTAAGGCTAGGTCTGCTAAAGttgaatggaaaatgaaattaCTTGCTAGTttaggcaaaaacaaaaaaacaacaaaaaaaacacacctcAGTTCTGTCATAAATTTGTggaagtaaatgttttaaaaacaaattacaacTCAACTGCCCTAGTTCTGGTTTGAAAACATCTGGTGAGACCTCTGGGTAgtttcccactgctgctgctgcccactactctttttttttttttatagtgaaaacttttatatttggaaTTAGCCAGCTGGACTCAGTTTAGATGATGCCAATTTTGTTGGCAACATCCAAAGCATCATAGTCAGGAGCCAGTCGAACATACGCCTTCTTCTCTCCATCAGGCCTGATCAGAGTATTGACCTTAGCCACGTCAATGTCATAGAGCTTCTTCACAGCCTGTTTAATTTGGTGCTTGTTGGCCTTGACGTCCACAATGAATACCAGTGTGTTGttgtcttctattttcttcatgGCTGACTCGGTGGTGAGGGGGAATTTGATGATGGCATAGTGGTCAAGTTTGTTTCTCCTAGGGGCGCTCTTCCGAGGGTATTTGGGCTGCCTCCTGAGCCGCAGTGTTTTGGGCCGCCGGAAGGTGGGCGACGTCCAgatcttcttttttttgtggctgtGGACACCTTTCAACACTGCTTTCTTGGCCTTCAAagcctttgctttggcttcagcTTTAGGAGGAGCAGGGGCTTCCTTCTTCGCCTTCGGCGCCATCTTCATGAAAAGCCcactactcttttttaaaaaaacgttttttaaagatataaacacacacacacaaaggtttgTTACAATCTTGAAGGAACAGGTTGGCATGTTATTTACCAACAGGCTGACCTTTACACAAACAACCCCTGCCTTCAACAAGCTGAAATTACTGTTATTGATGCCTTCAGAATATTGTCTGCTTCAGAGACCAGCAAGTTTTGTCCAAGTCATACAGAAGTGGCTATATTGGACACCATTTTGTCAGCAAATGGTGCAATGAAGAGGGCAGGGGAAAATTATTTCTGCAGTACCAACCATATGTGTAATACTGtgcaaggaaaaaaaggaaatgtcaaaaTGTCAAGAAACCTACAATTTATTGCTCAATTACATAATACTTTAGCACGGAGCTAGGTCTTACATTTTTTGAATCACCCTCGGCATCTAATACAGGACTTCATAGATATCAACAAGAAGTtaacaaaaagttaaaacaatacaaaatgcTTAGAAGGAATAAAATACACGCTTAATATAGGTGACCAGGAGAAAACAGCTAAACTTGTGTCATTACTACCTATGAAAAATCTTGCTTCTCATTTTAAGCATGTACTGACACAGGAAGGTCCCTATTGTTACCCTTACTTTTACCCAGGTAACTCCTCTTTCTCCTTAAAATTAACTTAGAGTCATATTTCTCAAGAAAGTCTTTAAGCTTCTCTCTAGACTAAGTTGAACAGCTTTGCCATGTGAGAATGGCACCCTGTTCTTCTGAAGTATTTGGTCATCTCAAATGATCTGTTTAATAGCTGTCTTTTCCACTAGACCAGGGATCAGTAAGCAATAGCTCATGGATCAAATCCAGCCCCACtgcctgttttttaaataaagttttattggaattcaCTCTTTCATATATGTGTGATTCATGATTGTTGTTGTGTTTCTGTGGCAAAGTTGAATAGTTTGTGAGAGAGACCATATGGCCTGAAAAACCTAAAATTTATCTGTCCCTTTATAGGAAAACTTTGCTAAACCCTGCACTAGACTATAAGAATGAAGGCTGAAATCATGcctgtctctttcacttctataTTCCTAGTACCTAGCATAATAACTGGCACCTAAGTATTTTTGGACTAATTTCAACCTCAAGCTTTAACCCATTTTATCAGTGATAACGCATGAGATCACATTATTTGGCCTGTGTTTATAACAGCATTATAACCACTGCTTATCCAGATAATGATTGTAGTATTCTAgttggggtcgggggtggggggaacaaaCATTAAATAATACACAAATGAATGGGTTATTGCAACCAGAGGTAAGtgctatggaaaaaaaaacacacagtacAATTAGAGTGTGTAACAGAGaaacataatcaaatacagaGTTTGGGAAGCCCTCCATAAGTGATCTTTGACCTGAAATTTAAACAGTAAACTAACTAGGGAAAAGAGGTGGAGAGTGAGCGAACAAACCAGGCAGAAAGAAAATCACATACAGTTCTCTCTTCTTTGGAGAGGAAGAACATGGCATGTATGGAGAACTGATGCTCCTGTCAAATAATAAACAGTAAATTCCTGCAAAGTTAAGAGTAGGATCCAAAATGGAGCTAATCACTGTgatatttataacattatatttgAAACATTCTGTTCCTGACCAACAGTAGGAAAATGGAAGCTATTGTAAGTCCATGACACAGTGTATTCTGC
The Bos javanicus breed banteng chromosome 9, ARS-OSU_banteng_1.0, whole genome shotgun sequence genome window above contains:
- the LOC133254391 gene encoding large ribosomal subunit protein uL23-like, which codes for MPTCSFKIVTNLCVCVFISLKNVFLKKSSGLFMKMAPKAKKEAPAPPKAEAKAKALKAKKAVLKGVHSHKKKKIWTSPTFRRPKTLRLRRQPKYPRKSAPRRNKLDHYAIIKFPLTTESAMKKIEDNNTLVFIVDVKANKHQIKQAVKKLYDIDVAKVNTLIRPDGEKKAYVRLAPDYDALDVANKIGII